One genomic segment of Carassius auratus strain Wakin chromosome 29, ASM336829v1, whole genome shotgun sequence includes these proteins:
- the LOC113048445 gene encoding ICOS ligand-like: protein IIQRNVSLEEKDPEYNIFLEEFTKGSFNLVFIGCFFCVFAVLIHKVRLQVTVEGVIGGSVVLPCSSTQQDLKLQDICVHWRHNDTEIVYDIVKGADVVLVQNTRYKNRAKTFSDEYLRGNFSIKLNNLQHTDGGKFSCLITPSDEQETIQLNIEELTAGKGNKSVEQANHGSAQTNTGLIICVVVIVIVLILISAMIHFMYRRRGFQAAV, encoded by the exons ataattcagAGAAATGTTTCACTTGAGGAAAAGGATCCAGAATACAACATTTTCCTAGAGGAGTTTACGAAAGGAAGCTTTAATCTCGTGTTCAT TGGCTGCTTTTTCTGTGTGTTTGCCGTGCTGATACACAAAG TGCGTCTGCAGGTCACAGTAGAGGGTGTTATCGGCGGTTCTGTTGTCCTGCCGTGTTCCTCAACTCAACAGGATCTTAAACTTCAAGACATCTGTGTTCATTGGAGACACAATGACACTGAGATCGTGTATGATATAGTCAAGGGTGCAGATGTAGTTTTGGTACAAAACACGAGGTATAAGAACAGAGCTAAAACTTTCTCTGACGAGTATCTGAGAGGAAACTTCTCCATCAAACTCAACAATCTTCAACACACTGATGGAGGGAAGTTCAGCTGCCTCATCACACCCTCAGATGAACAGGAAACTATACAACTGAACATCGAGg AATTAACAGCAGGAAAAGGAAACAAATCTGTTGAACAAGCAAACCATGGATCAGCCCAGACAAACACTGGTTTAATAATCTGTGTTGTTGTGAtagtaattgtattaattttaatatctgcAATGATCCATTTCATGTATCGCAGGAGAGGATTTCAGGCGGCCGTATAG
- the LOC113048410 gene encoding gastrula zinc finger protein XlCGF8.2DB-like — translation MEFIKEESKDVKIEETFRVKQEDTEEQTKIMLIKEESKDMKTEETFRVKQEDTEEQTDLMVLKEDSQELNDMEEKDHYFISGEKKFGCSQTDKSSSRKKAQNTRRRHFCQQCGKSFSQKAKIKTHMRVHTGEKPYGCQQCGKHFSKKDYLKIHVRIHTGEKPYTCPQCGKSFTQLGNFRLHMSVHTRKKPYKCQHCGRHFSQKRNLNYHMTIHTEESLFTCQQCGTTFTHKGSFNRHLSIHNVVQRYTCQQCGKSFDQDQNLKVHMKSHKEKTYTCSECGKSLSQKRTYIDHMRIHSGDQPYRCTSCGKGFNYKHHLEEHIRIHTGEKPFTCQQCGRSFTRKGNLNKHMRTHTAEKPFTCGHCGQGFKNKAALMNHMNFHI, via the exons atggagtttattaaagaggagagtaaagacgtgaagattgaagaaacattcagagtcaaacaagAAGACACTGAGGAACAAACAAAGATTATgcttattaaagaggagagtaaAGATATGAAGActgaagaaacattcagagtcaaacaagaagacactgaggaacaaacag ATCTGATGGTGCTGAAAGAGGACAGTCAAGAACTGAATGATATGGAAGAGAAAGATCATTATTTCAtaagtggagaaaaaaaatttGGCTGCTCACAGACTGACAAGTCTTCCTCAAGAAAAAAGGCACAAAATACAAGAAGACgacacttctgccaacagtgtggaaagagtttcagtcaAAAAGCAAAGATCAAAacacacatgagagttcacacaggAGAGAAGCCTTATggctgccaacagtgtggaaaacatttcagtaaaaaagATTATCTTAAAATACATGttagaattcacactggagagaagccttacacatgtcctcagtgtggaaagagttttactcAACTTGGAAACTTTAGACTCCACATGAGTGTTCACACCAGAAAGAAGCCTTACAAATGCCAACACTGTGGAAGACATTTCAGTCAGAAAAGAAACCTTAATTACCACATGACAATTCACACTGAAGAGAGTcttttcacctgccaacagtgtggaacaACTTTCACTCACAAAGGAAGCTTTAACAGACACCTTAGTATTCACAATGTAGTGCAGCGttacacctgccaacagtgtggaaagagttttgatCAAGATCAAAACCTTAAAGTCCATATGAAATCTCATAAAGAGAAAACCTACACATGTTCTGAGTGTGGAAAGAGTCTCAGTCAAAAACGGACCTATATagaccacatgagaattcactctGGAGATCAACCCTACAGATGCACTTCGTGTGGAAAGGGATTCAATTACAAACATCACCTTGAAGAGCACAtaagaattcacactggagagaagcctttcacctgccAGCAATGTGGAAGAAGTTTTACCCGAAAAGGAAACCTTAACAAGCACATGAGAACTCATACAGCAGAAAAGCCGTTTACATGTGGTCACTGTGGACAGGGTTTCAAAAATAAAGCAGCACTTATGAACCACATGAATTTTCACATATGA